One region of Terriglobia bacterium genomic DNA includes:
- a CDS encoding TonB-dependent receptor codes for MMSRFWSSIQRLLTVALFAATCGALLYAQSTTDGAIGGTVYDTNGAVVANAKIVVRNNGTNAETTITTDGSGFFRVTKLQPGTYTVTVSQQGFASFKSEQVIVQVGSVTELSPHMAIGSSTETVDVSAEAPQINTTSPEFAPTFNQTAIANLPINGGRWSSFAILTPGVVSDSSGFGLLSFRGMSTLLNNNTVDGADNNQAFFSEERGRTRAGYSTPQLAVDEFQVNTSNYSSEYGRSAGGVINTVTKSGTNSLHGEVDLFDRDNVWGASNEFTKIAVQTSPGNFTQQPFKPTDWRKRVAGQVGGPAIKDKVFYSLTFDWYDRNFPGTAVASNPGAFFAQQFDGSDGVHAASANVIQLAKNLNHITTAPTQAQLTQALGVYNNGLAGLNTMLGPVSRDGEQYIIYPKIDWQIGQKNHASFSLNRMRWESPAGIQTQATNTFGIASFGNDFVKDTWGVAKLDTMISSTINNEARFQYGRDFEFENNQPATPYEQSNLLNTPTFTNPLGLPPQVSITNGFTFGTPNFLLRPNFPDESRMQIADTVNWTHGRHNLKFGLDFSHVTDNSQNLFQQFGQYSYSNLVNYLTDLNVTNGCAGKQCYSSYNQAFGPLGLEFNTNDYSFFAQDDWKVTSRLSVSLGLRWEKEQLPDTFSNFVNTKFAATQSLPSDNNNWGPRAGFAFDVFGNGKTVVRGGYGVYYARVINSTIFNALINTGSLNGQLSFTFLPGAAGSPNFPRIVGAAPTTAVKPNIVFFDPNFQMPQIRQSDFAIEQNLGWGTSLSVSYLGSFGRQLPSFVDTNLNRPTASVTYRVLNGGPLGAAGTFTTPLFTGARPNANFGATTDIFSGVISNYQALAVELKHRMNHHIQFYANYTWSHALDNGVNGQTFTATNSLLNPFNLNGEYGNSIYNVPSRFTLTTVMESPWKATGWAKYLVEGWSFSPIYQIQSGLPYSAFVSGNSPNPSAANPLTSTGINGSGGTNRIDIGRNTFSQPINWIADVRLSKHFKFTERYDVELLTDFFNIANKQNVSGVNTTAYFVSTGTVATANGNVTCSAAAPCLNFNVDNTFNPLFGSTTNTNSNFVYSPRQVQIGAKIRF; via the coding sequence ATGATGTCACGCTTTTGGAGTTCAATTCAACGGCTGCTCACAGTAGCGCTGTTCGCCGCAACCTGCGGCGCGCTGCTCTACGCCCAGTCCACTACTGATGGCGCCATCGGTGGAACGGTTTACGACACCAACGGAGCTGTGGTCGCAAACGCGAAGATCGTTGTGCGCAACAATGGCACAAACGCCGAAACAACGATCACAACGGATGGCTCGGGCTTCTTCCGGGTCACCAAACTGCAGCCCGGCACATACACCGTCACAGTCAGCCAGCAGGGCTTCGCGTCATTTAAGTCTGAGCAAGTCATCGTGCAAGTTGGAAGCGTGACTGAACTCTCGCCCCACATGGCCATTGGCAGCAGCACGGAGACGGTGGACGTAAGCGCAGAAGCGCCGCAGATCAATACCACTTCCCCGGAGTTCGCTCCAACGTTTAACCAGACGGCAATTGCCAACCTGCCGATTAACGGCGGGCGCTGGTCGAGTTTCGCGATTCTGACGCCGGGCGTAGTCAGCGATTCCAGCGGCTTCGGTCTGCTTAGCTTCCGTGGTATGAGCACGCTGCTCAACAACAACACGGTGGACGGCGCCGATAACAACCAGGCCTTCTTCTCGGAAGAGCGCGGCCGTACCCGCGCGGGCTATTCCACACCGCAGCTTGCCGTGGACGAATTTCAGGTCAACACTTCCAACTATTCATCTGAATATGGCCGTTCCGCCGGTGGCGTGATCAATACCGTTACCAAGAGCGGCACCAACAGTCTGCATGGCGAAGTTGACCTGTTTGACCGTGACAATGTTTGGGGAGCCAGCAATGAGTTCACCAAGATTGCGGTCCAGACCTCGCCCGGCAACTTCACCCAGCAGCCTTTCAAGCCCACCGATTGGCGCAAGCGCGTAGCCGGCCAAGTTGGCGGCCCGGCCATTAAGGACAAGGTTTTTTACTCACTGACCTTTGACTGGTATGACCGGAACTTCCCCGGCACGGCAGTTGCCAGTAACCCTGGCGCGTTCTTTGCGCAGCAGTTTGATGGTAGTGACGGAGTGCACGCGGCATCGGCCAACGTCATTCAACTGGCGAAGAACTTGAACCACATCACCACCGCGCCGACTCAGGCCCAGCTTACCCAGGCCCTGGGTGTGTACAACAACGGCTTGGCTGGCCTGAACACCATGCTCGGCCCGGTGTCTCGCGATGGCGAACAGTACATCATCTATCCTAAGATTGATTGGCAGATCGGCCAGAAAAATCATGCATCGTTCTCTTTGAACCGTATGCGCTGGGAGTCGCCCGCCGGCATTCAGACACAGGCCACCAACACATTTGGCATTGCCAGCTTCGGCAATGACTTCGTGAAGGACACCTGGGGCGTCGCCAAACTGGATACGATGATTTCAAGCACCATCAACAACGAAGCGCGTTTCCAATATGGCCGTGACTTCGAATTTGAAAACAACCAGCCGGCAACTCCTTATGAGCAGAGCAACCTGCTGAATACACCTACTTTCACCAATCCGTTAGGATTGCCGCCGCAGGTTTCCATCACCAACGGGTTTACCTTTGGCACACCGAACTTCCTGCTGCGTCCCAACTTCCCGGATGAATCACGCATGCAGATTGCTGACACGGTGAACTGGACCCATGGCCGGCACAATCTGAAATTTGGTCTTGATTTCAGCCATGTCACGGATAACTCCCAGAACCTGTTCCAGCAATTCGGTCAGTACAGCTATTCCAACCTCGTCAATTACCTCACGGATCTGAATGTGACCAATGGTTGCGCAGGTAAACAGTGCTACTCCTCATACAACCAGGCGTTCGGCCCATTGGGTCTTGAGTTCAATACCAATGACTACTCCTTCTTCGCTCAGGACGACTGGAAAGTAACGTCACGCTTGAGCGTCTCTTTGGGGCTTCGTTGGGAAAAGGAACAGCTGCCTGATACGTTCAGCAACTTCGTGAACACGAAGTTCGCAGCGACTCAGTCGCTTCCTTCAGACAACAACAATTGGGGACCTCGTGCCGGATTCGCGTTTGATGTGTTTGGAAACGGCAAAACAGTGGTCCGTGGCGGCTATGGCGTTTATTACGCCCGCGTAATCAATTCCACGATCTTTAATGCGCTCATCAATACGGGATCGCTGAATGGCCAGTTGTCATTCACATTCCTGCCGGGCGCAGCCGGATCGCCGAATTTCCCGAGAATCGTGGGAGCGGCGCCAACCACCGCTGTGAAGCCGAACATCGTATTCTTCGATCCGAACTTCCAGATGCCGCAGATTCGCCAGTCTGATTTCGCCATTGAGCAGAATCTAGGCTGGGGTACTTCGCTATCTGTGAGCTACCTCGGTAGCTTTGGCCGTCAACTGCCAAGCTTCGTAGACACAAACCTAAATCGGCCAACCGCCTCCGTCACCTACCGCGTACTCAACGGTGGACCGCTCGGAGCCGCAGGTACCTTCACAACGCCTCTGTTCACCGGGGCCCGTCCGAATGCGAACTTTGGCGCGACCACGGACATCTTTAGTGGCGTTATCAGCAACTACCAGGCCCTGGCAGTTGAGCTGAAGCACCGGATGAATCACCACATCCAGTTCTATGCTAACTACACTTGGTCACATGCTCTGGATAATGGCGTAAATGGCCAGACGTTTACCGCCACCAACTCGTTGCTGAATCCTTTCAACCTGAACGGCGAATACGGCAACTCGATTTACAATGTACCGAGCCGCTTCACGCTCACCACGGTCATGGAGTCTCCGTGGAAGGCTACTGGCTGGGCAAAGTATCTGGTTGAGGGCTGGAGCTTCTCCCCCATCTATCAGATCCAGAGCGGATTGCCTTACTCGGCATTTGTGAGCGGCAACTCCCCGAATCCATCCGCAGCCAACCCCTTGACCTCAACCGGTATCAACGGCTCCGGCGGCACCAACCGTATCGACATTGGTCGCAATACATTCAGTCAGCCAATCAATTGGATCGCCGATGTCCGTCTCTCCAAGCACTTCAAGTTCACGGAAAGATACGACGTTGAGTTGTTGACCGATTTCTTCAACATCGCCAACAAACAGAACGTATCTGGCGTGAATACAACTGCCTATTTTGTCTCAACTGGTACGGTTGCTACGGCCAACGGAAACGTAACCTGCAGCGCCGCAGCTCCCTGTCTGAACTTCAACGTGGATAACACTTTCAATCCACTGTTCGGTTCAACCACAAATACCAATAGCAACTTCGTCTACTCGCCCCGTCAGGTCCAGATTGGAGCGAAGATTAGGTTCTAG
- a CDS encoding S1/P1 nuclease: MKKIIAIVLLALLPVQLLAWGPKGHAIVADIAASRLTPATKQNLQLLLGSDSLASIASWADSVRKERDESYDWHFVDIPKDAPGFSEERDCFRPQDKHKDALTDHHNCVVDRIEMFQQTLGDERASRADRLEALKWLVHFVGDLHQPLHAIDEARGGNDIKLAVFGSPKCGDYDCNLHWAWDTLLLEHTGYSEEEYVGRLNTLIAQKHLENQAAGTPVDWANESHVQARHIMEAKPAAIDDAYFQANIELVNQKLALAGLRLAALLNSTLGKAPAARVSGLAQPAGQER, translated from the coding sequence GTGAAAAAAATCATCGCTATTGTCCTGCTGGCGCTTCTTCCGGTCCAACTTCTTGCCTGGGGACCCAAAGGCCATGCCATAGTTGCCGATATCGCGGCATCTCGTCTTACGCCTGCCACCAAACAGAATCTCCAGCTTCTTCTGGGCTCTGACTCGCTGGCTTCTATCGCAAGCTGGGCCGATTCAGTAAGAAAAGAGCGAGACGAAAGCTACGATTGGCACTTTGTCGATATTCCGAAAGACGCTCCAGGTTTTTCCGAGGAGCGTGACTGCTTTCGTCCGCAGGACAAACATAAGGATGCGCTCACTGACCATCACAACTGCGTGGTGGACCGGATCGAAATGTTTCAACAGACCTTGGGCGATGAAAGAGCCTCTCGGGCCGACCGTCTGGAGGCACTCAAGTGGCTCGTCCACTTTGTGGGCGACCTCCATCAGCCGTTGCATGCCATTGACGAAGCTCGCGGCGGCAATGACATTAAGCTCGCGGTCTTCGGCTCGCCCAAGTGCGGCGATTATGATTGCAATCTGCATTGGGCCTGGGACACGCTTCTGCTGGAACACACCGGCTATTCAGAAGAAGAATATGTTGGGCGGCTGAACACGTTGATCGCGCAAAAACACCTGGAAAATCAGGCAGCAGGAACGCCGGTGGATTGGGCCAATGAATCGCATGTCCAGGCCAGGCACATCATGGAAGCAAAGCCTGCCGCCATCGATGACGCTTACTTTCAGGCAAACATCGAACTTGTAAATCAGAAGCTGGCGCTTGCCGGACTAAGGTTGGCGGCCCTGCTCAATAGCACGCTGGGCAAAGCGCCCGCCGCAAGAGTCAGTGGCCTTGCGCAACCTGCGGGCCAGGAGCGCTAA
- a CDS encoding efflux RND transporter periplasmic adaptor subunit, translating into MPPQHDLSSLRIDDHSRRGSKTGKRLGLFAAAVGVVLLLGSLLLAFRSQKPVVEVATARPATGAKAEALLNASGYITPRRRATVAAKVTGRVEQIYAEEGLHVKSGQVLATLDCSQPNAALTSAKSDRDATAAALADLEVQSANADREAMRAQGLHTAGVISPQALDAAKTTAESLHSKIALTKEQVRAADSRIGVAKEDADNCIVRAPFDGIVVSKDAQRGEVVSPISAGGGFTRTGIATLVDMNSLEIEVDVNESYIARVQQGQRVSATLDAYPDRELPAKVRTVIPTADRQKATVKVRIAFDKLDDTILPDMGVKVAFLSAAPAPGKNAGSEARALVPKSAVRNDGGKQIVYLVRDQKLERRAVSLGAERGSDIEILAGLAPGDKLVVKGADTLHEGQAVEVKQ; encoded by the coding sequence ATGCCTCCTCAGCATGATCTCAGCTCGCTACGCATTGATGACCATTCGCGCCGCGGCTCCAAGACCGGCAAGCGGCTGGGATTGTTTGCCGCGGCTGTGGGCGTAGTTTTGTTACTGGGAAGCCTGCTGCTGGCGTTCCGGTCGCAAAAGCCCGTCGTTGAAGTGGCCACAGCCCGGCCGGCAACCGGAGCCAAAGCTGAGGCGCTGCTCAATGCCAGTGGCTACATTACGCCCCGGCGTCGCGCCACCGTTGCCGCAAAAGTCACCGGACGTGTGGAGCAGATTTATGCGGAAGAAGGTCTGCACGTGAAATCCGGCCAGGTGCTGGCGACTCTTGATTGTTCGCAGCCGAATGCCGCGCTAACGTCCGCCAAATCGGACCGAGACGCCACGGCTGCGGCGCTGGCTGATCTTGAGGTGCAGTCCGCCAATGCGGACCGCGAAGCAATGCGCGCGCAGGGCTTGCACACCGCCGGAGTCATCAGTCCACAGGCGCTCGACGCGGCCAAAACTACGGCGGAGAGTTTGCACTCCAAGATTGCGCTTACCAAGGAGCAGGTACGCGCCGCGGATTCGCGCATCGGCGTGGCCAAAGAGGATGCGGACAACTGCATTGTGCGTGCGCCATTTGACGGCATTGTGGTTTCTAAGGATGCGCAGCGCGGTGAAGTCGTATCTCCCATCTCTGCGGGCGGAGGATTCACGCGGACCGGAATCGCCACGCTGGTGGACATGAATTCGCTTGAAATTGAAGTGGACGTCAATGAATCGTACATTGCGCGAGTGCAGCAGGGACAGCGGGTGAGCGCAACGCTGGATGCTTATCCCGATCGAGAACTTCCTGCCAAAGTTCGCACGGTGATTCCAACGGCAGACAGGCAGAAAGCCACGGTGAAGGTACGCATCGCGTTTGACAAGCTTGATGACACCATTCTGCCCGACATGGGCGTGAAGGTGGCGTTCCTGAGCGCCGCTCCAGCGCCAGGAAAAAACGCGGGCAGTGAAGCGCGGGCGCTGGTGCCCAAGTCCGCTGTGCGCAACGATGGAGGAAAGCAGATTGTCTACCTTGTTCGCGACCAGAAATTGGAGCGGCGTGCCGTGAGCCTGGGCGCGGAGCGAGGCAGCGACATAGAGATCCTTGCTGGCCTTGCGCCGGGTGACAAACTGGTGGTGAAAGGCGCGGATACATTGCATGAAGGGCAAGCGGTGGAAGTGAAACAATAA
- a CDS encoding ABC transporter ATP-binding protein, translating into MVRVDGSGRSNSLISARGLSKTYSRGGEQIQVLQALNLDVEAGEFIAFMGPSGSGKTTLLNLLGGLDVPSAGSITVAGDEITHMSRSRLTQWRARHVGFVFQMYNLIPVLTAFQNVELPLLLTSLSKTQRRQHVETALGVVGLSDRIHHYPRQLSGGQEQRVTIARAIVSDPTFLLCDEPTGDLDRKSADEIMELILRLVKEYKKTVLMVTHDPVVAARADVTLHLEKGVLVEADRLQTVSSGGVR; encoded by the coding sequence ATGGTGCGTGTTGACGGAAGCGGACGCTCAAACAGCCTGATTAGTGCGCGCGGTCTAAGCAAGACTTATTCCCGCGGCGGCGAGCAGATACAAGTGTTGCAAGCCTTGAATCTTGACGTGGAAGCCGGCGAGTTTATTGCGTTCATGGGCCCCAGCGGCTCAGGCAAGACCACTCTGCTGAACCTTCTGGGCGGCCTGGATGTGCCTTCGGCGGGCAGCATCACGGTTGCCGGAGACGAAATCACCCACATGTCGCGCAGCCGGCTGACTCAATGGCGCGCGCGCCACGTGGGATTTGTTTTCCAGATGTACAACCTCATTCCCGTGCTCACTGCTTTTCAGAACGTCGAACTGCCACTGTTGTTGACGAGTCTTTCCAAGACGCAACGTCGTCAGCATGTGGAAACAGCCCTGGGAGTGGTTGGCCTCAGTGATCGCATTCACCACTATCCGCGCCAGCTTTCCGGCGGCCAGGAGCAGCGCGTGACCATTGCGCGCGCCATTGTTTCCGATCCCACGTTCCTGCTTTGCGACGAGCCCACAGGCGATCTTGACCGCAAGAGCGCGGACGAGATCATGGAATTGATTCTTCGGCTGGTGAAGGAATACAAGAAGACCGTGCTGATGGTGACGCACGACCCAGTCGTGGCCGCGCGGGCTGACGTGACGTTGCACCTGGAAAAAGGCGTGCTGGTGGAAGCCGACCGGCTGCAGACGGTTTCCAGTGGAGGTGTGCGATGA